Part of the Streptomyces sp. f51 genome is shown below.
GCGAGGCCGTCCGTCGGGAACGAAGCGAATTCCCGTACAACCTCCGTCCCGGCGGCCGGGTCCCACCGCGTGAACCGGGAACGACGTTCCCGGTCACCGATTCCCCATGTCCCGAAGGGCTGTTTCCGCATGCGCACCTTAAAGACCGTCGCCTCCACCGTCTCCCTCGCTCTCGCCCTCGGCGGAGGCGTGTTCGCGGCCGCCACCGCCCGGGCCGCCACGGCGGGCACGGTCTCGCTCACCCGTACCACCTGGGGCGAATTCCGCTACAAGGCCGCCGCCGGACAGACCAACCGTCTGAAGGTCACCGCGAAGGAAGTCGACGTCGACTCCGAGGACTACGACGAAATACACATCACGTTCCGTGACGTGTACGACATCGCCTTCTCCACGCGTGCCTGCCGCTATCCGTCGGCGGCCGACCACAAAGTCGTCGAGTGCGTGACCGAGGCCGGCGTGGGCGGCACCAACGACTCGGACGACTACGACGTCGACCTCGGCGACGGCAGCGACACCGCGACGGTGACCGGCCCGACGCTGGAGACCGTCCACGGCGGCAAGGGCAACGACGTCCTCAAGGGCGACTCCGGGGCCGTGCTGTACGGGGACGACGGCAACGACCGGCTCGACGGCGGCGGGGGCGTCTACGGCACGGGCGCGTCCGGCGGAGCGGGCGACGACACGCTCACCGGCTGCGACGACGGCACCTGCCACGGCGGACCCGGCGACGACGTCCTCGTCGGCACCGCCTCGGGCCAGGAACTCGGCCTCTACGGAGACGACGGAGACGACGTCGTCCACGGCGGCTCCGGTGCCGACCTCCTCTCCGGCGGCCGGGGCGACGACAAGCTGTACGGCGACGCGGGCGACGACAGGATCTACGGCAACAGCGGCGACGACCTGCTGCACGGCGGCACCGGCAGGGACACGCTCTCCGGCGGCCCGGGCGCCGACAGGGTCCACCAGAACTAGCTCACTTCGCCGGCCGGAACTCTTTGCTCCGCCTCCCGCGTTCTCACGGCGTGACTCTTCAGCAAGAAATCGTCGGCAACGCCATGCAGATGGCCGTCGTCAACCTGCGCCCCGGTCAGACCGTGTACTGCGAGGCGGGAAAGTTCCTGTTCAAGACGACCAACGTGACCATGGAGACGCGGCTCTCCGGGCCGTCGGGCGGCGGTGGCGGCGGGCAGCCGAGCGGGGGCGGCGGCATGGGCGGCATGCTGCGCCAGGCCGTCGGCACCGCCATGCAGGCGGGCCAGCGCGCCCTCGCGGGCGAGTCGCTGGCCTTCCAGTACTTCACGTCCACGGGAGGCGAGGGCACGGTCGGCTTCGCGGGCGTGCTGCCCGGTGAGATGCGCGCCCTGGAGCTCGACGGGACGCGCGCGTGGTTCGCCGAGAAGGACGCCTTCGTGGCGGCCGAGTCGACCGTCCTGTTCGGCATCGCCTTCCAGGGCGGCCGGACCGGACGCAGCGGCGGCGAGGGTTTCGTCCTGGAGAAGTTCACCGGCCACGGCACGGTGATCATCGCCGGCGCGGGCAACTTCATCGACCTGAACCCCGCCGACTTCGGCGGCCGCATCGAGGTCGACACGGGCTGCGTCGTCGCCTTCGAGGAGGGCATCCAGTACGGCGTCCAGCGCATCGG
Proteins encoded:
- a CDS encoding calcium-binding protein, which encodes MRTLKTVASTVSLALALGGGVFAAATARAATAGTVSLTRTTWGEFRYKAAAGQTNRLKVTAKEVDVDSEDYDEIHITFRDVYDIAFSTRACRYPSAADHKVVECVTEAGVGGTNDSDDYDVDLGDGSDTATVTGPTLETVHGGKGNDVLKGDSGAVLYGDDGNDRLDGGGGVYGTGASGGAGDDTLTGCDDGTCHGGPGDDVLVGTASGQELGLYGDDGDDVVHGGSGADLLSGGRGDDKLYGDAGDDRIYGNSGDDLLHGGTGRDTLSGGPGADRVHQN
- a CDS encoding AIM24 family protein, whose protein sequence is MTLQQEIVGNAMQMAVVNLRPGQTVYCEAGKFLFKTTNVTMETRLSGPSGGGGGGQPSGGGGMGGMLRQAVGTAMQAGQRALAGESLAFQYFTSTGGEGTVGFAGVLPGEMRALELDGTRAWFAEKDAFVAAESTVLFGIAFQGGRTGRSGGEGFVLEKFTGHGTVIIAGAGNFIDLNPADFGGRIEVDTGCVVAFEEGIQYGVQRIGGLNRQGLMNAVFGGEGLSLATLEGNGRVILQSLTIESLANALRKAQGGDKQGPTGGLFSTDAG